One part of the Anaerolineales bacterium genome encodes these proteins:
- a CDS encoding dipeptide ABC transporter ATP-binding protein has translation MSANKATNDLVRVANLRKYYTVGDRLLSGNAAEVKAVDDVSFTIKQGETLGLVGESGCGKTTVSQTMLRLDEATDGEVFFRDQSVFAARGEELKQLRRQMQIVFQDPYASLDPRLPVGDAIAEGLVIHKLGNVNERYDRVLKALKMVGLEEYHASRYPHEFSGGQRQRIGIARALVLDPEFIVLDEPVSALDVSIQAQVLNILKDLQDELGLTYMFVAHNLAVVEHISDRVAVMYLGKIVELTEREELFAKPLHPYTQALMWAIPMPDPAQRRERAVLSGDVPSPLNPPSGCRFHPRCPIARLEHCSVEEPLLRELRPGHQVACHYAEDFLN, from the coding sequence ATGAGCGCGAACAAAGCAACCAACGACCTGGTGCGCGTAGCCAATCTGCGCAAGTACTACACCGTAGGCGACCGCCTTCTGTCTGGAAACGCGGCTGAAGTTAAGGCCGTGGACGATGTCAGTTTCACCATCAAGCAGGGCGAAACGCTCGGCCTGGTGGGTGAATCGGGCTGCGGCAAGACCACCGTCAGCCAGACCATGCTGCGGTTGGATGAGGCCACGGATGGCGAAGTCTTCTTCCGCGACCAAAGCGTCTTCGCCGCCCGCGGCGAAGAGCTGAAACAACTGCGCCGCCAGATGCAGATCGTGTTCCAGGACCCCTACGCTTCGCTCGACCCGCGTCTGCCGGTGGGCGATGCCATCGCCGAAGGTCTGGTGATCCACAAGTTGGGCAATGTCAATGAGCGCTACGACCGCGTACTGAAAGCGCTCAAGATGGTGGGGCTGGAGGAATATCACGCCAGCCGCTACCCGCACGAATTCTCGGGCGGCCAGCGCCAACGCATCGGCATTGCGCGTGCGCTGGTGCTCGACCCTGAGTTCATTGTTCTCGACGAGCCGGTCTCGGCGTTGGATGTATCCATTCAGGCGCAGGTGCTTAACATTCTGAAGGACCTGCAGGATGAGCTGGGGCTCACCTATATGTTCGTAGCTCACAACCTGGCGGTGGTAGAGCACATCTCTGACCGCGTGGCTGTGATGTACCTTGGCAAGATCGTGGAGCTGACCGAGCGCGAAGAGCTGTTTGCCAAACCGCTGCATCCATACACGCAGGCCCTCATGTGGGCTATCCCCATGCCCGACCCCGCCCAACGGCGCGAACGCGCCGTGCTCAGCGGGGATGTGCCCAGCCCGCTCAACCCGCCCAGCGGCTGCCGCTTCCACCCGCGTTGCCCGATCGCCCGGCTGGAGCATTGTTCGGTGGAGGAGCCGCTGCTCCGCGAACTGCGCCCCGGCCACCAGGTTGCCTGCCACTACGCTGAAGATTTTCTGAATTAG
- a CDS encoding gamma-glutamyltransferase family protein: protein MHFTPVADFASRRSPVVGRGGMLASSQPLATAAGLGILRAGGTAADAAVATAAALNVTEPTSTGIGGDCFALYYQASTKRVFALNGSGRAPAGLSLELLKKQGLAELPNFHPHTVTVPGAAAGWADLLAAHGRLSLAQVLAPAIELAEGGFPVAPITSHFWERGVERQLSLAPNGAELTIDGRAPQPGEIFRNPGLARTFRRLADGGPAAFYQGEIAEAIVAVLTEAGGVMTAADLAAHHSTWDEPIFADYRGHRVWECPPNGQGLAALLALNILENFDLSGQDPLGAERWHLMIEAMRLAFADARWHVADQATDPAPLEALLSKQYAAQRAALLDSQRAVADVQRGRPVASSGTVYFSVVDGEGNACSFINSNYQGFGTGIVPKSWGFTLQNRGHGFSLDPAHPNALAPGKRPYHTIIPAMITHANSGDLFACYGVMGGFMQPQGHMQVAVGLIDDGLDPQVALDRPRFCIEDGTAGLAVSLEESLPAETQTRLAAMGHSVRQLGGLQRAAFGRGQIILRESDTGVLWGGSDPRADGLAMTL from the coding sequence ATGCACTTTACCCCTGTCGCTGATTTTGCTTCGCGCCGCTCGCCCGTTGTTGGGCGCGGCGGTATGCTCGCCAGCAGCCAGCCGCTGGCCACAGCCGCCGGCCTTGGCATCCTGCGCGCCGGCGGCACGGCTGCAGATGCGGCCGTGGCCACTGCCGCGGCGCTGAATGTGACTGAGCCGACCAGTACCGGCATCGGCGGAGACTGTTTTGCCCTGTACTACCAGGCCAGCACGAAGCGCGTTTTTGCTCTTAACGGTTCTGGCAGAGCACCGGCTGGCTTGTCGCTTGAGCTGCTGAAAAAGCAGGGGCTGGCCGAGCTGCCCAACTTCCATCCTCACACGGTCACCGTGCCCGGCGCTGCCGCCGGCTGGGCCGACCTGCTGGCCGCCCATGGCCGCCTCTCGCTGGCGCAAGTGCTTGCGCCTGCCATCGAGCTGGCGGAAGGTGGCTTCCCCGTGGCGCCGATCACCAGCCACTTTTGGGAACGCGGTGTGGAGAGACAGCTCAGTCTGGCACCTAACGGCGCCGAACTCACCATTGATGGCCGCGCCCCGCAGCCCGGCGAGATCTTTCGCAACCCGGGCCTGGCGCGCACCTTCCGCCGCCTGGCCGATGGCGGTCCGGCGGCCTTCTATCAGGGCGAGATTGCCGAAGCCATTGTGGCAGTGCTAACGGAAGCGGGTGGGGTGATGACCGCGGCCGACCTGGCCGCCCATCACAGTACCTGGGATGAGCCTATCTTTGCAGATTACCGCGGCCATCGCGTATGGGAGTGCCCGCCCAACGGGCAGGGCTTGGCGGCCTTGCTCGCGCTCAATATCCTGGAGAACTTTGACCTGAGCGGGCAAGACCCGCTGGGCGCGGAACGCTGGCACCTGATGATCGAAGCCATGCGTTTGGCCTTTGCCGATGCGCGTTGGCACGTGGCCGACCAGGCCACGGACCCCGCCCCGCTGGAGGCGCTGCTCTCCAAGCAATATGCGGCGCAACGCGCCGCATTGCTTGATTCACAGCGCGCCGTGGCGGATGTGCAGCGCGGCCGCCCGGTGGCAAGCTCAGGCACAGTCTATTTCAGTGTGGTGGACGGTGAGGGTAATGCTTGCTCGTTCATCAACAGCAACTACCAGGGCTTCGGCACCGGTATCGTGCCCAAGAGCTGGGGATTCACTCTGCAAAATCGCGGCCACGGCTTCAGTCTTGACCCAGCCCACCCGAATGCATTGGCCCCCGGCAAACGTCCGTACCACACCATCATCCCGGCCATGATCACCCACGCAAACAGCGGCGACCTGTTTGCGTGCTATGGCGTGATGGGCGGCTTCATGCAGCCGCAAGGCCACATGCAAGTGGCAGTGGGCCTGATCGACGACGGGCTCGACCCACAGGTTGCGCTGGACCGACCGCGCTTCTGTATCGAAGATGGCACAGCCGGTTTGGCAGTCTCGTTGGAGGAAAGCCTACCCGCCGAAACGCAAACACGACTGGCCGCCATGGGTCACTCGGTGCGCCAGCTGGGTGGGCTGCAGCGGGCCGCCTTTGGCCGCGGCCAAATTATCCTGAGAGAAAGTGACACCGGCGTGCTGTGGGGCGGTAGCGACCCGCGGGCCGATGGTTTGGCTATGACCCTATGA
- the mvaD gene encoding diphosphomevalonate decarboxylase, whose product MSTASALAHPNIAFIKYWGNRDHELRLPSNSSISMNLAGLETRTTVRFDSQLAADGLDFNGAPAAPAQVARVSAMLDLVRAMAGISAFAQVISSNNFPSGSGIASSSSAFAALALAASAAAGLALDESALSRLARRGSGSASRSVPAGFVEWRTADSDEESYAVSVAGPEHWDLVDSIAVISEEHKAVGSTAGHPLADTSPLQAARLHGAEQRLAQARQAILQRDLPALAAVMELDNHLMHAVMMTSSPPLLYWQPASLAVMHAVIAWRAEGLQAGYTLDAGPNVHVLSAATDAAEVAARLGRIAGVQRVLQAGAGGAATLLPA is encoded by the coding sequence ATGAGCACAGCATCTGCACTTGCCCATCCCAACATCGCCTTCATCAAGTATTGGGGCAACCGTGATCATGAATTGCGCCTGCCCTCAAATAGTTCCATCTCGATGAATCTGGCCGGGCTGGAAACGCGCACCACCGTGCGCTTTGACAGCCAGCTGGCCGCCGATGGGCTCGATTTCAATGGCGCGCCGGCCGCGCCGGCACAAGTGGCCCGCGTCTCGGCCATGCTGGATCTGGTGCGCGCCATGGCAGGCATCTCAGCGTTTGCCCAGGTGATCAGCAGCAACAACTTCCCTAGCGGCTCCGGCATCGCCTCCTCCTCGTCGGCTTTCGCCGCCCTGGCGCTGGCGGCCAGCGCCGCCGCCGGCCTGGCGCTCGACGAGTCGGCGCTCTCGCGCCTGGCTCGCCGCGGTTCCGGCTCGGCCAGCCGTTCGGTGCCGGCCGGCTTCGTGGAATGGCGCACCGCGGATTCAGATGAGGAGAGCTACGCCGTCTCGGTGGCGGGGCCTGAACATTGGGACCTGGTGGATAGCATCGCTGTCATCAGTGAGGAGCACAAAGCGGTGGGCTCCACCGCCGGGCACCCGCTAGCGGATACCAGCCCGTTGCAGGCCGCCCGCCTGCACGGCGCCGAGCAGCGCCTGGCACAGGCGCGCCAAGCCATCCTGCAGCGCGATTTGCCCGCCTTGGCAGCCGTGATGGAGTTGGATAATCACTTGATGCACGCCGTGATGATGACCTCCAGCCCGCCGCTGCTATATTGGCAACCGGCCAGCCTGGCCGTGATGCATGCGGTGATCGCCTGGCGCGCCGAGGGCTTGCAGGCCGGCTACACGCTGGATGCTGGGCCAAATGTGCACGTGCTGAGCGCGGCGACCGATGCCGCTGAGGTGGCGGCGCGGCTGGGCAGGATCGCCGGCGTGCAGCGCGTGCTGCAAGCTGGCGCAGGCGGCGCGGCAACCTTGCTGCCAGCCTGA
- a CDS encoding site-2 protease family protein encodes MSALLAVLQFVIAIAALIVVHELGHYLAAKLFGIKVQEFGIGFPPRIVRLFKIQETEFTLNAIPLGGFALPAGENDPDVPGGFSAAAPWKRIFIFVAGPAMNLLAALVLYAIIFVQLGRPDLSVVQVMSVSEDSPAQQAGLLVGDTITHINGQPVNSSEDLRSVIYDNLGKEVLIEYQRNGQHDRTLLVPRDPAPADGAIGISMGHPSTPIGVGEALSQGALAIYDQAETLLTLPMRIASGEIDGSQGRLVGYKGMYDIYTEVREADAAPDSPLPSGVNTLSFFASISVSLGLLNLLPVPALDGGRILFTLPELFFGKRIPIAYQNAVNLVGIAFLLMAMVYINLQDFLNPLVIP; translated from the coding sequence ATGAGCGCTCTTCTGGCTGTACTTCAATTTGTGATCGCGATTGCTGCGCTGATCGTGGTGCACGAGCTTGGTCATTATCTCGCCGCTAAGCTGTTCGGCATCAAGGTGCAGGAATTTGGTATTGGTTTTCCGCCGCGCATCGTGCGGCTGTTCAAGATCCAAGAAACTGAGTTCACGCTGAACGCCATTCCTCTGGGCGGGTTTGCCTTGCCTGCTGGCGAGAATGACCCGGACGTGCCGGGTGGTTTTTCTGCCGCCGCGCCGTGGAAGCGCATCTTCATTTTTGTGGCTGGCCCGGCCATGAACCTGCTGGCTGCCCTGGTGTTGTACGCCATTATCTTCGTCCAGCTTGGCCGCCCAGACCTCAGCGTGGTGCAAGTGATGAGCGTCTCGGAGGATTCTCCCGCTCAGCAGGCGGGCCTGCTAGTGGGCGACACCATCACGCATATCAACGGCCAGCCTGTCAACAGCAGCGAAGATCTGCGCAGTGTGATCTACGATAACCTTGGCAAAGAAGTGCTGATCGAATATCAGCGCAATGGCCAGCATGACCGTACGCTGTTAGTGCCGCGTGACCCCGCCCCGGCAGATGGAGCGATCGGCATCTCCATGGGCCATCCCAGTACGCCGATTGGCGTTGGTGAGGCGCTGAGCCAGGGAGCGCTGGCCATTTATGACCAGGCCGAGACCTTGCTCACGCTACCCATGCGCATTGCTAGCGGCGAGATTGACGGAAGCCAGGGCCGCCTGGTGGGCTACAAGGGCATGTACGATATCTACACTGAAGTGCGCGAGGCAGATGCCGCGCCCGATAGCCCCTTACCTTCGGGCGTGAATACCCTGTCGTTCTTCGCTTCCATCTCGGTTTCGCTGGGTTTGCTCAACCTGCTGCCCGTGCCGGCGCTGGACGGTGGCCGCATCCTCTTCACCCTGCCTGAGCTGTTCTTCGGCAAGCGCATTCCGATCGCATATCAGAACGCCGTCAATCTGGTGGGTATTGCCTTCCTGCTGATGGCAATGGTTTACATCAACCTGCAAGACTTCCTCAACCCGCTCGTCATACCTTAA